A window of Salvelinus alpinus chromosome 31, SLU_Salpinus.1, whole genome shotgun sequence contains these coding sequences:
- the LOC139561318 gene encoding odorant receptor 131-2-like has product MSMYNGTGETGGKDYTYVRVCASTIAFITLAFFNIIINWTIVREDRLRGHARFVLVFHLLVSALVYFGMCSVFYLQIYFDAKPVASICVAMITVLITSASNILLTLTAMSLDRYFAVCHPLWYSSVWQWPWLVGLLTWGLALVIPLTLLSKTEMLGSDTNVECGREQLKKGGLEKILLISVCTALILYSYVRILFEGRRLGVMNRRNMVGCKTLALHGTQLAVYILPNFMNFVLTVLQKQGHIQPGTKELSAVVSFAFFSLAQCVAPIVYGLRKEELLEQVQRRFPCCSRHLKSVLGPVSQKNLKANFIIEPKSLGSNDEFSLKMLLSNRALEWTWRAITPCLHSQPSERRLTFQTLISLEPPQTPV; this is encoded by the exons ATGTCGATGTATAACGGGACTGGAGAAACGGGTGGAAAGGACTACACCTATGTACGGGTTTGTGCGTCGACCATCGCCTTCATAACATTGGCATTCTTCAACATCATCATTAACTGGACTATAGTGCGCGAGGATCGACTTCGGGGCCATGCGCGCTTTGTGTTGGTTTTTCACCTGTTGGTGTCCGCTCTGGTGTACTTCGGAATGTGTTCTGTTTTCTACCTCCAGATCTACTTCGACGCCAAGCCAGTGGCATCCATATGTGTGGCCATGATAACCGTCCTAATCACCAGCGCGTCCAATATCCTTCTGACTCTCACTGCTATGTCGCTGGACCGTTATTTTGCTGTCTGTCATCCTCTGTGGTACAGTTCTGTCTGGCAATGGCCTTGGCTAGTTGGGCTACTGACATGGGGACTCGCACTGGTTATCCCCCTAACTCTGCTCTCCAAGACAGAGATGCTCGGCAGTGATACAAATGTGGAATGTGGAAGGGAACAGCTGAAGAAAGGTGGCCTGGAAAAAATATTGTTGATATCTGTGTGCACGGCGCTCATTCTGTACAGTTATGTAAGGATACTGTTTGAGGGGCGACGGTTGGGAGTGATGAATCGACGCAACATGGTCGGATGCAAGACCCTCGCCCTGCACGGTACTCAACTCGCCGTATACATCCTCCCCAACTTCATGAACTTTGTGCTAACAGTTCTCCAGAAACAAGGACACATTCAGCCGGGGACCAAAGAACTGTCTGCGGTGGTTAGTTTCGCCTTCTTTAGCTTGGCGCAGTGCGTCGCACCAATCGTCTACGGTTTGCGCAAAGAGGAACTCTTGGAGCAGGTGCAACGCCGATTCCCTTGTTGTTCCCGCCACCTGAAGAGCgtcctgggcccggtttcccaaaagaaTCTTAAGGCTAATTTCATAATAGAGCCCAAAAGCCTaggttctaacgatgaatttagccttaagatgcttttgagCAACCGGGCCCTGGAGTGGACCTGGCGTGCCATAACGCCTTGTCTGCATTCCCAGCCAAG TGAAAGAAGACTGACGTTCCAGACACTCATCTCACTGGAGCCCCCACAGACCCCCGTTTGA